The Micromonospora sp. Llam0 genome includes a window with the following:
- a CDS encoding ricin-type beta-trefoil lectin domain protein: protein MTLATTVASEGVAPTPAQALDNGVARTPPMGWNTWNTFGCNINETLIRQMADAIVNHGLRDLGYKYVVVDDCWFNPNRDAQGNLQAHPERFPSGMKALGDYLHSRGLLFGIYQVPLDRTCAQYFGSFPGATGSLNHEYQDARQFAAWGVDYLKYDWCSPTGTINDQVARFSIMRDALAATGRPIVYSINSNSIHEKTGPQRNWSDVANLWRTTEDITNTWDSGQTNGYPMGVKNIVDVNVPLAGYAGPGGFNDPDMMEIGNGGMTDTEMRSHFALWAIMAAPLMMGNDLRSASTATLNILRNQNLIAINQDSLGLQAVQISHDGTRRVLAKRLANGDVAVALFNQGNSTTTVSTTAAAIGKSGSSFTLLDAWTNGTSTTSGNISASVPAHGTVVYRVSGGGTVDPPTPTTFRLRSESSGRWLDLDNSNTANGTGALIWDCHGNPNQQITQDGQTLRVLGKCLDIPSNATNGSRVVVWDCHGGANQQWTLNGNGTVSNVQFPSLCLDVNGNATANGTAVIVWSCHGNANQRWARA, encoded by the coding sequence ATGACGCTCGCGACGACCGTGGCGAGTGAAGGCGTAGCCCCCACCCCGGCACAGGCGCTGGACAACGGGGTCGCCCGCACCCCACCGATGGGCTGGAACACCTGGAACACGTTCGGCTGCAACATCAACGAGACGCTGATCCGCCAGATGGCCGACGCCATCGTCAACCACGGCCTGCGCGACCTCGGCTACAAGTACGTCGTCGTCGACGACTGCTGGTTCAACCCGAACCGGGACGCGCAGGGCAACCTGCAGGCCCACCCGGAGCGGTTCCCCAGCGGCATGAAGGCCCTCGGCGACTACCTGCACTCCCGTGGCCTGCTGTTCGGCATCTACCAGGTGCCGTTGGACCGGACCTGTGCCCAGTACTTCGGATCGTTCCCCGGCGCCACCGGCAGCCTCAACCACGAGTACCAGGACGCCCGGCAGTTCGCCGCCTGGGGCGTCGACTACCTGAAGTACGACTGGTGCTCGCCGACCGGCACTATCAATGACCAGGTGGCCCGGTTCAGCATCATGCGGGACGCGCTGGCGGCCACCGGCCGGCCGATCGTCTACAGCATCAACTCCAACAGCATCCACGAGAAGACCGGGCCGCAGCGCAACTGGAGCGACGTGGCGAACCTCTGGCGGACCACCGAGGACATCACCAACACCTGGGACAGCGGCCAGACCAACGGCTACCCGATGGGCGTCAAGAACATCGTCGACGTCAACGTGCCGTTGGCCGGGTACGCCGGACCCGGCGGGTTCAACGACCCGGACATGATGGAGATCGGCAACGGCGGCATGACCGACACCGAGATGCGCAGCCACTTCGCGCTCTGGGCGATCATGGCCGCGCCGTTGATGATGGGCAACGACCTGCGATCGGCCAGCACGGCGACACTGAACATCCTGCGCAACCAGAATCTGATCGCGATCAACCAGGACTCCCTCGGGCTGCAGGCGGTCCAGATCTCCCACGACGGCACCCGCCGGGTGCTGGCCAAGCGGCTGGCCAACGGCGACGTCGCCGTCGCCCTGTTCAACCAGGGCAACTCGACCACGACGGTCTCCACCACGGCGGCGGCGATCGGCAAGTCCGGCTCCTCGTTCACCCTGCTGGACGCCTGGACCAACGGCACCTCGACCACCTCCGGCAACATCTCGGCGAGTGTCCCGGCGCACGGCACGGTGGTCTACCGGGTCAGCGGCGGCGGCACCGTCGACCCGCCGACCCCGACCACGTTCCGGCTGCGCAGCGAGTCGTCCGGCCGCTGGCTCGACCTGGACAACTCCAACACCGCCAACGGCACCGGCGCGCTGATCTGGGACTGCCACGGCAACCCCAACCAGCAGATCACCCAGGACGGCCAGACCCTGCGCGTGCTGGGCAAGTGCCTGGACATCCCGAGCAACGCGACCAACGGCTCCCGGGTCGTGGTCTGGGACTGCCACGGCGGCGCCAACCAGCAGTGGACCCTCAACGGCAACGGGACGGTGAGCAACGTCCAGTTCCCGTCGCTGTGTCTCGACGTCAACGGCAATGCGACCGCCAACGGCACGGCGGTGATCGTCTGGTCCTGCCACGGCAACGCCAACCAGCGCTGGGCCCGTGCGTAG
- a CDS encoding cellulose binding domain-containing protein: MRRPRSLFRPVGVAALLVAALAVTTVGAAAAAAPRTSAAGPVGITVASGDAVGITAGTAGCGRAPGLASGTRTVQSGGRTRSYILRLPDNYQQNQPYRLVLGFHWWGGTAVDVDTGQTVQRDVWSYYGLRRLADNSTIFVAPQGIDNGWANTGGMDVTFVDDLLRQLDANLCIETTQRFALGFSYGAAMSYALACARADVFRAVALYGPPRELSGCSGGTQPIAYFGAHGVSDVIASGRSMRDRFVRNNGCTPQNPPEPAVGSLTHRTTAYSGCRAGYPVVWAAFDGGHIAAPQDGAPGDSGTRTWLPGETWDFFTQFGAPPGPDPTTPPPSPTTPPPGPTTSPPATGACTATYQTIGSWPGGFQGEVTVRAGSSAINGWTTRWTLAGGQGISQSWNGALSVSGSTVTVRNVDYNGSLPAGGTATFGFIGTGSASSPAVSCSSP, translated from the coding sequence ATGCGTAGACCGAGATCCTTGTTCCGACCGGTCGGTGTCGCGGCGCTGCTGGTCGCGGCGCTCGCCGTCACCACCGTAGGTGCGGCGGCTGCCGCCGCCCCCCGCACGTCCGCCGCCGGCCCTGTCGGTATCACCGTCGCGTCCGGCGACGCCGTCGGCATCACCGCCGGGACGGCCGGTTGCGGCCGCGCGCCGGGGCTGGCCAGCGGCACCCGTACGGTCCAGAGCGGCGGCCGGACCCGCAGCTACATCCTGCGGCTGCCGGACAACTACCAGCAGAATCAGCCGTACCGCCTGGTCCTGGGTTTCCACTGGTGGGGCGGTACGGCGGTCGACGTCGACACCGGACAGACCGTGCAGCGCGACGTCTGGTCCTACTACGGGCTGCGTCGGCTGGCCGACAACAGCACGATTTTCGTCGCCCCGCAGGGCATCGACAACGGCTGGGCCAACACCGGCGGCATGGACGTCACCTTCGTCGACGACCTGCTGCGCCAACTCGACGCCAACCTGTGCATCGAGACGACGCAGCGGTTCGCCCTCGGCTTCAGCTACGGCGCTGCGATGAGCTACGCCCTGGCCTGCGCACGGGCCGACGTGTTCCGCGCGGTGGCGCTGTACGGTCCGCCCCGGGAACTCAGCGGATGCAGTGGCGGCACCCAGCCGATCGCGTACTTCGGGGCGCACGGCGTCAGTGACGTCATCGCCAGCGGTCGGTCGATGCGGGACCGGTTCGTCCGCAACAACGGCTGTACGCCGCAGAATCCGCCGGAGCCGGCGGTCGGCAGCCTGACCCACCGCACCACCGCGTACTCGGGTTGCCGCGCCGGCTACCCCGTGGTGTGGGCGGCGTTCGACGGTGGCCACATCGCCGCGCCGCAGGACGGTGCTCCCGGTGACAGTGGCACCCGGACCTGGCTGCCGGGGGAGACCTGGGACTTCTTCACCCAGTTCGGTGCCCCGCCGGGTCCGGACCCGACCACACCACCGCCGAGTCCGACGACTCCGCCGCCGGGGCCGACGACTTCGCCGCCCGCGACCGGTGCGTGCACCGCGACGTACCAGACCATCGGCTCGTGGCCGGGTGGGTTCCAGGGTGAGGTGACCGTCCGGGCCGGCAGCTCGGCGATCAATGGCTGGACCACCCGGTGGACCCTCGCCGGTGGTCAGGGCATCAGCCAGAGCTGGAACGGTGCGCTGAGCGTCAGCGGGTCGACCGTGACCGTCCGCAACGTCGACTACAACGGCTCGCTGCCGGCCGGCGGTACGGCGACCTTCGGGTTCATCGGCACCGGCTCGGCGTCGAGCCCGGCGGTGAGCTGCTCCAGCCCGTAA
- a CDS encoding DUF2089 domain-containing protein, producing MDWQELTDLTRGQPFVVERVRLAGSGVAVEGQFEPPQLAQLSVDDQVFVAAFVRSHGSIKEMERIFGVSYPTVKSRLNRIAEQLDFVEQLDIADTGPVSASAEIVDRLRRGEIDVRQALAELEGPR from the coding sequence GTGGACTGGCAGGAGTTGACCGACCTGACGCGCGGGCAACCGTTCGTGGTCGAGCGGGTGCGGCTGGCCGGCAGCGGCGTCGCCGTCGAGGGCCAGTTCGAGCCGCCGCAGCTGGCCCAGCTCAGCGTCGACGACCAGGTCTTCGTCGCCGCGTTCGTCCGGTCGCACGGGTCGATCAAGGAGATGGAGCGGATCTTCGGGGTGAGCTACCCGACGGTCAAGTCCCGGCTCAACCGGATCGCCGAGCAGCTCGATTTCGTCGAGCAGCTCGACATCGCCGACACCGGCCCGGTGTCGGCCAGCGCCGAGATCGTCGACCGGCTGCGCCGTGGCGAGATCGACGTCCGGCAGGCGTTGGCCGAGCTGGAAGGGCCCCGATGA
- a CDS encoding class I SAM-dependent methyltransferase, which translates to MSTSPARPDFQGVRLAYDTVARDYATRMPDTHAEAPLDLAMVDAFAEAVRVGSGDDPLVLDAGCGAGRMGRYLADQGCQVVGLDLSPGMITMARRDHRDLLFAVGSLADLPFPGSRFAGVLLWYSTIHTPPAGQGRVFAEAARVLRPGGHLLVGFQAGHGTRDVAATYRRFGHEIVLERHLVTADRVAAWIEAAGLREVCRLVRRARGAERDDQAVMLATVR; encoded by the coding sequence GTGTCCACCTCACCTGCCCGGCCCGACTTCCAGGGCGTACGGCTCGCCTACGACACCGTGGCCCGGGACTACGCGACCCGCATGCCGGACACCCACGCCGAGGCACCGCTGGACCTCGCCATGGTCGACGCCTTCGCCGAGGCGGTGCGGGTCGGGTCGGGTGACGACCCGCTGGTGCTCGACGCGGGCTGCGGTGCGGGGCGGATGGGCCGCTACCTCGCCGACCAGGGCTGCCAGGTCGTCGGGCTCGACCTGTCACCGGGCATGATCACTATGGCCCGCCGCGATCACCGGGACCTGCTGTTCGCCGTCGGCTCGCTGGCCGACCTTCCGTTCCCGGGCTCCCGGTTCGCGGGCGTACTGCTGTGGTATTCGACGATCCACACGCCACCGGCCGGTCAGGGCCGCGTCTTCGCCGAGGCCGCCCGGGTGCTGCGCCCGGGCGGCCACCTGCTCGTCGGATTCCAGGCCGGACACGGTACGCGCGACGTCGCCGCGACGTACCGCCGGTTCGGCCACGAGATCGTGCTGGAGCGGCACCTCGTCACCGCGGACCGGGTGGCCGCCTGGATCGAGGCGGCCGGGCTGCGCGAGGTGTGCCGCCTGGTTCGTCGCGCCCGGGGTGCCGAACGCGACGACCAGGCGGTCATGCTGGCAACGGTGCGGTGA
- a CDS encoding DNA alkylation repair protein — protein sequence MATCDDVRRALAALADPGRAEQTRRFLQIRPGGYGEGGRAIGVPVPDQRRVAGRYWRDLSLAETTRLLTSEVHEERLTAIFILVRMFDKGRQRQRAAIFDTVLAHTDRIDNWDLVDSCAPYIVGPWLLDADRAVLDRLAASELVWDRRIAIMATFAFIRAGDFDWTLRLARQLLHDPHDLIHKAVGWMLREVGNRDRTVAEQFLTRHQRDMPRVMLRYAIKKFEPQRRAAYLAGTA from the coding sequence ATGGCCACCTGTGACGATGTCCGCCGGGCGCTCGCCGCCCTCGCCGACCCGGGTCGCGCCGAGCAGACCCGCCGGTTCCTGCAGATCCGACCCGGCGGGTACGGCGAGGGCGGCCGGGCGATCGGCGTACCGGTGCCGGACCAGCGTCGGGTGGCCGGCCGGTACTGGCGTGACCTGTCCCTGGCCGAGACGACGCGGCTGCTGACCAGCGAGGTGCACGAGGAACGGCTGACCGCGATCTTCATCCTGGTGCGCATGTTCGACAAGGGCAGGCAGCGGCAGCGGGCCGCAATCTTCGACACCGTGCTGGCCCACACCGACCGGATCGACAACTGGGACCTGGTCGACTCGTGCGCCCCGTACATCGTCGGGCCGTGGCTGCTCGACGCCGACCGCGCCGTGCTGGACCGGCTGGCCGCGTCGGAGCTGGTCTGGGACCGACGGATCGCGATCATGGCGACGTTCGCCTTCATCCGGGCCGGGGACTTCGACTGGACGTTGCGGCTGGCGCGACAGCTGCTGCACGACCCGCACGACCTGATCCACAAGGCCGTCGGCTGGATGCTGCGCGAGGTCGGCAACCGCGACCGTACGGTGGCCGAGCAGTTCCTGACCCGGCACCAACGGGACATGCCGAGGGTGATGCTGCGGTACGCGATCAAAAAGTTCGAGCCGCAGCGCCGCGCGGCGTACCTCGCCGGCACGGCCTGA
- a CDS encoding zinc-binding alcohol dehydrogenase family protein, producing MVVGATGGTGQMAVQVARLFGADQVIAVGRDAGRLAAIPGATATVLLDDPEQIRRVGAEVDVVLDFLRGAPATTTMAALAAGRTDTPGKTLTWINLGEMAGHETPVPAGLLRSSRLELIGSGQGSLSTAEIAADLPAVAAEIARGTFAVPATVVPLHRVEQTWPLPADSSTRIVFTPDG from the coding sequence ATGGTCGTCGGCGCCACCGGGGGCACCGGGCAGATGGCGGTCCAGGTGGCCCGGCTGTTCGGCGCGGACCAGGTGATCGCCGTCGGCCGGGACGCCGGACGCCTGGCCGCCATCCCCGGTGCCACCGCCACCGTGCTGCTCGACGACCCCGAGCAGATTCGCCGCGTCGGCGCCGAGGTCGACGTCGTCCTCGACTTCCTCCGGGGAGCCCCGGCAACCACCACGATGGCTGCCCTCGCCGCCGGGCGCACCGACACGCCCGGCAAGACCCTCACCTGGATCAACCTCGGTGAGATGGCCGGACACGAGACGCCGGTGCCAGCCGGGCTCCTGCGATCGTCGCGGCTGGAGCTGATCGGCAGCGGTCAAGGGTCGCTGAGCACCGCCGAGATAGCCGCCGATCTGCCCGCCGTGGCCGCCGAGATCGCCCGCGGCACCTTCGCCGTACCCGCCACCGTCGTACCGCTGCACCGGGTCGAGCAGACCTGGCCGCTGCCCGCTGACAGCAGCACCCGGATCGTGTTCACCCCCGACGGGTGA
- a CDS encoding NADPH-dependent F420 reductase produces MSTIGFIGSGKIGGTLARLAVDAGHDVVLSNSRGPDTLRGLAAQLGPQARAATPGEAARAGDVVVVTTPLKAYRDVPVAPLHGTVVIDTINYYPQRDGHFPELDAGRTTTGELLQAHLPESFVVKAFSNIFFKHLATLGRPAGAADRSAIAIAGDDPTAKATAAALIDTLGYDVHDAGALADSRRFGPGTPAHHAYLDPDGMFAAPGRPADAARIAALLDSN; encoded by the coding sequence ATGAGCACGATCGGTTTCATCGGCAGCGGCAAGATCGGCGGCACGCTCGCCCGGCTCGCCGTGGACGCCGGACACGACGTCGTCCTCAGCAACAGCCGGGGCCCGGACACCCTGCGCGGCCTGGCCGCCCAGCTCGGGCCGCAGGCGCGCGCCGCCACGCCCGGCGAGGCCGCCCGGGCCGGCGACGTCGTCGTGGTGACGACCCCACTCAAGGCCTACCGCGACGTCCCCGTCGCGCCGCTACACGGCACGGTGGTCATCGACACCATCAACTACTACCCGCAACGCGACGGCCACTTTCCCGAGCTCGACGCCGGCCGTACCACCACCGGCGAACTGCTCCAGGCCCACCTGCCCGAGTCGTTCGTCGTGAAGGCGTTCAGCAACATCTTCTTCAAACACCTGGCCACGCTCGGCCGGCCTGCCGGCGCCGCCGACCGCAGCGCCATCGCGATCGCCGGTGACGACCCCACCGCGAAGGCCACGGCCGCCGCCCTCATCGACACCCTCGGCTACGACGTCCACGACGCGGGCGCCCTCGCCGACAGCCGCCGGTTCGGCCCCGGTACGCCGGCCCACCACGCCTACCTCGACCCGGACGGCATGTTCGCCGCCCCCGGCCGGCCGGCCGACGCCGCCCGGATCGCCGCACTCCTCGACAGCAACTGA
- a CDS encoding TetR/AcrR family transcriptional regulator produces the protein MAATGSEPRMTVRRPQRADARRNFDALLAAAREAFATDGSGASLEGIARRAGVNIATLYRNFPTRQHLFEAAYLDEVQTLARTAADLAHLDPWAALESWLRQFVSYATTKKAVYDAIAHNEAMFVSGREIIHTAGRPLLERAQRAGAARADVTFDDVLFLVNGVSGANFVQEAQRDRVLTMALDGIRART, from the coding sequence ATGGCCGCCACCGGGTCCGAGCCGCGCATGACCGTGCGCCGGCCGCAGCGGGCCGACGCGCGCCGCAACTTCGACGCCCTCCTGGCGGCCGCCCGCGAGGCGTTCGCCACCGACGGCTCCGGCGCCTCCCTGGAGGGCATCGCCCGACGCGCCGGCGTCAACATCGCCACCCTCTACCGCAACTTCCCGACCCGCCAGCACCTGTTCGAGGCCGCGTACCTCGACGAGGTGCAGACCCTGGCCCGGACCGCCGCCGACCTCGCGCACCTTGACCCCTGGGCGGCGCTGGAGAGCTGGCTGCGCCAGTTCGTCAGCTACGCCACGACCAAGAAGGCCGTGTACGACGCGATCGCCCACAACGAGGCGATGTTCGTCTCCGGCCGGGAGATCATCCACACCGCCGGTCGTCCGCTGCTCGAACGCGCCCAGCGCGCCGGAGCGGCCCGCGCCGACGTCACCTTCGACGACGTGCTGTTCCTGGTCAACGGGGTCAGCGGAGCAAACTTCGTGCAGGAGGCCCAGCGCGACCGAGTCCTGACCATGGCCCTGGACGGCATCAGAGCCCGGACCTGA
- a CDS encoding transglycosylase domain-containing protein produces MPIRRQLTRLWRRHTWWRALCRTTGVLVTGAIAAGIAVAVYVQSVDLPADPVEPQASTLYYSDGRTVLARIGVTSRTDASLDEVPEPVRQIVLAAEDRGFYAHSGVSIRGVLRALVANVKGQREGASTITQQYARNAFLTQEVSLDRKAREFAMAIKLERRLSKDEILERYLNTIYFGRGAYGITAAAHAYFRVPTRKLTAAQGAVLAAVIKDPYGFDPANDAEAARDRWTWVVGAARDAGWLAETPEYPQVSPPSALNTGPNGLVLDRVEQELSRRGIAAESLYTAGLSVVTTLDATAQPAALAQIETHLDGQPEDLRAALVAVDPGSGAVRAYYGAEEQGQYDFAVAPRPPAATFAPIVLATALYNGIDLFHTWDGTSPQNFPGRLGVPLYNRDDIQCPDCTLEQAMMQSLSTPFYAVAEQIGAEQVRELAYQLGIPRQYVDQQALVDVEGEPRPGQTRSDISIGRYPVAPADLATVYGTFASGGFRHERYFIESVTAANGASVLATSVPEGDEVLTPYEAGMVNRILSVTVGYNGHSPGRPAAGKSGSQQWADTSDYQDAWMAGYTAELASVVWIGGAEPGPLRDRDDNRIEGASMPAAVWRDFTSDALAGRPTQQLPGLRPFGGPE; encoded by the coding sequence GTGCCGATCAGGCGTCAGCTGACCCGACTGTGGCGGCGGCACACGTGGTGGCGGGCGCTGTGCCGGACCACCGGGGTGCTGGTGACCGGGGCGATCGCCGCCGGCATCGCCGTAGCGGTCTACGTACAGTCGGTCGATCTGCCCGCCGACCCGGTCGAGCCGCAGGCGTCGACGCTCTACTACAGCGACGGGCGGACGGTACTGGCCCGGATCGGGGTCACCAGCCGTACCGATGCCTCCCTCGACGAGGTGCCCGAGCCGGTACGACAGATCGTGCTGGCCGCCGAGGACCGCGGCTTCTACGCGCATTCCGGCGTCTCGATCCGCGGCGTGCTGCGCGCGCTGGTGGCGAACGTCAAGGGCCAGCGTGAGGGAGCCTCGACGATCACCCAGCAGTACGCCCGGAACGCGTTCCTGACCCAGGAGGTGTCGCTGGACCGCAAGGCCCGCGAGTTCGCCATGGCCATCAAGTTGGAGCGCCGGCTCAGCAAGGACGAGATCCTCGAGCGGTACCTCAACACGATCTACTTCGGGCGGGGTGCGTACGGGATCACCGCCGCCGCGCACGCCTACTTCCGGGTGCCGACCCGGAAACTGACCGCCGCCCAGGGCGCGGTACTCGCCGCGGTGATCAAGGATCCGTACGGCTTCGACCCGGCCAACGACGCCGAGGCCGCCCGAGACCGCTGGACGTGGGTGGTCGGGGCTGCCCGCGACGCCGGATGGCTCGCCGAGACGCCGGAGTATCCGCAGGTCAGCCCGCCGTCGGCGCTGAACACCGGACCCAACGGCCTCGTGCTCGACCGGGTGGAACAGGAACTGTCCCGCCGGGGCATCGCGGCGGAGTCGCTGTACACGGCGGGTCTGTCCGTCGTGACCACGTTGGACGCCACCGCCCAGCCGGCGGCGCTCGCCCAGATCGAGACCCACCTGGACGGCCAGCCGGAAGACCTGCGGGCGGCGCTGGTGGCGGTGGATCCGGGCAGCGGCGCGGTGCGCGCCTACTACGGCGCAGAGGAGCAGGGCCAGTACGACTTCGCCGTCGCCCCACGCCCGCCAGCGGCGACCTTTGCGCCGATCGTGCTGGCAACGGCGCTATATAACGGCATCGACCTCTTCCACACCTGGGACGGCACCTCGCCGCAGAACTTCCCGGGCCGACTCGGCGTGCCACTGTACAACCGGGACGACATCCAGTGCCCAGACTGCACCTTGGAGCAGGCCATGATGCAGTCGCTGAGCACCCCGTTCTACGCCGTGGCCGAGCAGATCGGCGCGGAGCAGGTGCGGGAGTTGGCGTACCAGCTCGGCATCCCTCGGCAGTACGTCGACCAGCAAGCGCTGGTCGACGTCGAGGGCGAACCCCGCCCGGGGCAGACCCGTTCGGACATCTCGATCGGCCGCTATCCGGTCGCGCCGGCGGATCTCGCCACCGTCTACGGCACCTTCGCCAGCGGCGGGTTTCGGCACGAGCGCTACTTCATCGAATCGGTCACGGCGGCGAACGGCGCGAGCGTGCTGGCGACCAGCGTGCCCGAGGGCGATGAGGTGCTGACGCCGTACGAGGCCGGGATGGTCAACCGGATCCTCTCTGTCACGGTGGGGTACAACGGCCACTCGCCGGGCCGGCCCGCCGCCGGCAAGTCCGGCAGCCAGCAGTGGGCCGACACCAGCGACTACCAGGACGCCTGGATGGCGGGCTACACCGCCGAACTCGCCAGCGTGGTCTGGATCGGCGGGGCCGAACCCGGGCCGCTGCGCGACCGCGACGACAACCGGATCGAAGGTGCCTCGATGCCGGCCGCCGTCTGGCGCGACTTCACCAGCGACGCCCTCGCCGGCCGCCCCACACAACAACTGCCGGGGTTGCGTCCATTCGGTGGCCCAGAGTAG
- the helR gene encoding RNA polymerase recycling motor ATPase HelR, protein MELIEVRPLTTSAFDLPDRLHAKADPKLIADDERHFAAVAHRLNQLTTDLSERLDAARKAPAGKGQRAVDRDQEVRRLTVRLRALRRFGLDLCLGRMVPDAGRGANDGGSGGSGGSGGPVYVGRQGLTDDAGRQLLLDWRSPAAEPFFGATHADPMGLASRRRYRWTLGRISDYWDEVFAADALDGHAALDDQSAFIASLGGHRSDRMRDVLATIATDQDAIIRAGSAGALVVDGGPGTGKTVVALHRTAYLRYHDPRLGQRRGGVLFVGPHQPYLAYVADVLPNLGEDDVQTSTLSDLVAEGATAAAEPDPEVARLKSSARWEAAVEAAVRFYEEPPQTATTVATGWTELALTPDDWADAFAAPGPGVPHNEAREQIVNELLTILVGRHDGDEPDDQVRAALEQNRALRTAVNRAWPLLDPADIVADLWSVPAYLRRCAPWLDPAEIRTLQRADARAWSVDDLPLLDAARLRLGDAQASDRERRHRAAVAVERVHRARVIDDLLDAHSYDDGEGVLAMLRHQDLQETLIDEAGRPDADPDALAGPFAHIVVDEAQELTDAQWQMLLRRCPSRSFAIVGDRAQARHGFTESWPDRLRRIGLNRVEVATLTVNYRTPAEIMAYAEPVIRAALPDANVPTSIRHGGVPVAHRPVAALREVLETWLAEHADGTACVIGVAPVDTDALPATPRVRSLTPELAKGLEFDLVVVVDPASFGDGVTGAVDRYVAMTRATGRLVVLADHDR, encoded by the coding sequence CTGTCGGAACGGCTCGACGCGGCCCGTAAGGCACCGGCCGGCAAGGGCCAGCGGGCGGTGGACCGCGACCAGGAGGTCCGCCGGCTCACCGTACGGCTGCGGGCACTGCGCCGGTTCGGCCTCGACCTGTGCCTCGGCCGGATGGTCCCCGACGCCGGTCGCGGCGCCAACGACGGCGGCAGCGGCGGCAGCGGCGGCAGCGGCGGGCCGGTGTACGTCGGACGGCAGGGCCTGACCGACGACGCCGGCCGTCAACTGCTGCTCGACTGGCGCTCCCCCGCCGCCGAGCCGTTCTTCGGCGCCACCCACGCCGACCCGATGGGCCTGGCCAGCCGTCGGCGCTACCGCTGGACGCTGGGCCGGATCAGCGACTACTGGGACGAGGTGTTCGCCGCCGACGCACTCGACGGGCACGCCGCCCTCGACGACCAGTCCGCCTTTATCGCCAGCCTCGGCGGGCACCGGTCGGACCGGATGCGCGACGTGCTCGCCACCATCGCCACCGACCAGGACGCCATCATCCGCGCCGGCTCGGCGGGTGCCCTCGTCGTCGACGGCGGACCCGGCACCGGCAAGACCGTCGTCGCCCTGCACCGCACCGCGTACCTGCGCTACCACGACCCCCGGCTGGGCCAGCGTCGCGGCGGCGTGCTGTTCGTCGGCCCGCACCAGCCCTATCTGGCGTACGTCGCCGACGTGCTGCCCAACCTCGGTGAGGACGACGTGCAGACCAGCACCCTGTCAGACCTGGTCGCCGAGGGTGCCACCGCAGCGGCCGAACCGGACCCTGAGGTGGCCCGGCTCAAGTCGTCGGCACGGTGGGAGGCGGCGGTCGAGGCGGCGGTCCGGTTCTACGAGGAGCCGCCGCAGACCGCGACGACGGTGGCTACCGGTTGGACCGAACTGGCCCTCACCCCGGACGACTGGGCGGACGCGTTCGCCGCACCCGGGCCGGGTGTGCCGCACAACGAGGCCCGTGAGCAGATCGTGAACGAACTGCTGACCATCCTGGTCGGCCGCCACGACGGCGACGAACCGGACGACCAGGTGCGCGCCGCGCTGGAACAGAACCGCGCGCTGCGTACGGCGGTCAACCGGGCCTGGCCGCTGCTCGACCCAGCCGACATCGTCGCCGACCTGTGGTCGGTCCCCGCCTACCTGCGCCGATGCGCGCCCTGGCTCGACCCGGCCGAAATCCGTACGCTGCAGCGCGCCGACGCACGGGCCTGGTCGGTCGACGACCTGCCGCTGCTGGACGCGGCCCGGCTGCGCCTCGGCGACGCGCAGGCGTCCGACCGCGAGCGGCGGCACCGGGCGGCGGTGGCCGTCGAACGGGTCCACCGGGCCCGGGTGATCGACGATCTGCTCGACGCGCACAGCTACGACGACGGCGAAGGCGTCCTGGCGATGCTGCGCCACCAGGATCTGCAGGAGACGCTGATCGACGAGGCGGGCCGGCCGGACGCCGACCCGGACGCGCTGGCCGGCCCGTTCGCGCACATCGTGGTCGACGAGGCGCAGGAGTTGACCGACGCGCAGTGGCAGATGCTGCTGCGCCGCTGTCCGTCGCGCAGTTTCGCCATCGTCGGTGACCGCGCCCAAGCCCGGCACGGCTTCACCGAGTCGTGGCCGGACCGGCTGCGGCGGATCGGCCTAAACCGGGTCGAGGTCGCCACGTTGACCGTCAACTACCGGACCCCGGCCGAGATCATGGCGTACGCCGAACCGGTGATCCGCGCCGCGTTGCCGGACGCCAACGTGCCGACCTCGATCCGGCACGGCGGCGTCCCGGTCGCGCATCGGCCCGTCGCGGCGCTGCGCGAGGTCCTGGAGACCTGGCTGGCTGAGCACGCCGACGGCACGGCCTGCGTGATCGGCGTGGCGCCGGTCGACACCGACGCCCTGCCGGCGACTCCCCGGGTCCGGTCGCTGACTCCGGAGCTGGCCAAAGGGCTGGAGTTCGATCTGGTGGTCGTGGTCGACCCGGCGTCGTTCGGCGACGGCGTCACCGGCGCGGTCGACCGGTACGTGGCGATGACCCGAGCCACCGGGCGACTCGTCGTGCTGGCCGACCACGACCGATGA